The proteins below come from a single Zea mays cultivar B73 chromosome 8, Zm-B73-REFERENCE-NAM-5.0, whole genome shotgun sequence genomic window:
- the LOC100279994 gene encoding Nucleosome assembly protein 1-2 codes for MSDGKDSLDLSALGAAIPNSAELSAEDKANLVASIKNTLEGLASRHTDVLESLEPKVRKRVEKLREIQGEHDELEAKFFEERAALEAKYQKLYEPLYSKRYEIVNGVVEVEGITVESAAETPAEQKTGDETSADQKEEKGVPAFWLNAMKNHEILAEEIQERDEEALKYLKNITWYRISEPKGFKLEFQFGTNPFFKNSVLTKTYHMIDEDEPILEKAIGTEIEWYPGKCLTQKVLKKKPRKGSKNTKPITKTEDCESFFNFFSPPQVPDDDEEIDEDIAEQLQNEMEQDYDIGSTIRDKIIPHAVSWFTGEAAQDEEFEVMDGEDDDDEDNDDEDEDDEDDDDDDDYDSKKTKGTAGGEGQQGERPAECKQQ; via the exons GCCCTCGGCGCTGCCATCCCCAACTCGGCCG AGCTCAGCGCGGAGGACAAGGCTAACCTTGTGGCGTCGATCAAG AACACGCTCGAGGGATTGGCGTCGCGGCATACCGACGTGCTCGAGAGCCTCGAGCCCAAGGTCAGGAAGCGCGTCGAGAAGCTCAGGGAGATCCAG GGCGAACACGACGAACTTGAGGCAAAATTTTTCGAGGAGAGAGCTGCTCTAGAAGCTAAGTATCAGAAGTTGTATGAACCACTTTACTCAAAG CGTTACGAAATTGTCAATGGTGTGGTCGAGGTTGAGGGTATCACAGTAGAAAGTGCAGCTGAAACCCCTGCGGAGCAAAAGACTGGAGATGAGACCTCTGctgatcaaaaag AAGAAAAAGGTGTACCAGCTTTCTGGCTTAATGCAATGAAGAATCATGAAATTCTAGCTGAGGAG ATCCAGGAGAGGGACGAGGAAGCTCTCAAGTACCTCAAGAACATCACGTGGTATAGGATCAGCGAGCCGAAGGGCTTTAAGCTTGAATTTCAATTTGGTACAAATCCGTTCTTCAAGAATTCAGTGCTTACAAAAACATATCACATGATTGATGAGGATGAACCAATTTTGGAGAAAGCCATTGG TACTGAAATTGAATGGTACCCTGGGAAGTGCTTGACACAAAAGGTGCTAAAAAAGAAGCCACGGAAGGGTTCAAAGAACACTAAACCTATCACAAAAACTGAAGATTGTGAGAGCTTCTTCAACTTCTTCAGTCCACCTCAAGTCCCTGATGATGATGAGGAAATTGATGAGGATATA GCTGAACAGTTGCAGAACGAAATGGAACAAGATTATGATATTGG ATCTACCATCAGAGACAAGATTATCCCACATGCTGTCTCGTGGTTCACTGGAGAGGCTGCTCAAGATGAGGAGTTTGAAGTTATGGATGGTGAggatgacgatgatgaagacaatgatgatgaagacgaagatgacgaggatgatgatgatgatgatgattacgATTCAAAG AAGACCAAGGGAACTGCCGGAGGGGAAGGGCAGCAGGGCGAACGACCTGCAGAGTGCAAGCAGCAGTGA